A window from Candidatus Bathyarchaeota archaeon A05DMB-5 encodes these proteins:
- a CDS encoding CooT family nickel-binding protein: MCEFTVILDGKTVFKDVVYAKMENNRILIKNVLGESKEFKNCKIVEVDVNSTRLVLSSN; the protein is encoded by the coding sequence ATGTGCGAATTCACCGTAATACTCGATGGAAAAACAGTTTTCAAAGACGTTGTTTACGCGAAAATGGAAAATAACCGCATTCTTATCAAAAACGTGCTTGGAGAATCTAAAGAATTCAAAAACTGCAAGATAGTGGAAGTTGACGTAAACTCCACGCGATTGGTGCTTTCAAGTAACTAA
- the cas1 gene encoding CRISPR-associated endonuclease Cas1 → MVRAKVFSIVLDDYGDYLGMTKGCFHVKRRNGKTEKYPLIENDIGEVILKSGSLVSVGALASLGFFEVDVLVMTRNNKPIAVLKPLNYDSHVKTRIMQYEAYRDVERRVKIAKTIIKAKFEGQNQVLEKLNLKPHDDLDKIEGLDSLTNVMHFEAMHSKAYFQRLFSLLPKKIKPKSRQTYNAYDGVNNLFNLAYEVLSWKVYQAVIKAKLEPYLGFMHSVQPQKPSFVCDFMEIYRYLIDYFVIEYCIKNKDLMFTLNYQNKGSRLFLGKAETKKFVKALHEFLHQHVRIERFRHGLRQQIETLISEEAFLFAQYIRNEKSAWQPRIVNLNTFTINPFLLKPLTTQQP, encoded by the coding sequence ATGGTTCGAGCTAAGGTCTTCAGTATTGTTCTTGATGACTACGGTGATTATCTAGGTATGACTAAGGGATGTTTTCATGTTAAGCGTAGGAACGGCAAAACTGAAAAATATCCGCTTATTGAAAACGACATTGGCGAAGTTATCCTTAAAAGCGGTAGTCTTGTCAGTGTTGGTGCTTTGGCTAGTCTTGGCTTTTTTGAAGTTGATGTTCTTGTTATGACCAGAAACAACAAGCCCATAGCTGTTCTTAAACCTCTCAATTACGACAGTCATGTTAAAACTCGCATTATGCAGTATGAAGCTTATCGTGATGTTGAACGTAGAGTTAAAATTGCCAAAACCATTATTAAAGCTAAGTTTGAAGGACAGAATCAAGTCTTAGAGAAATTAAACCTTAAACCTCATGATGACCTAGACAAAATCGAAGGCTTAGACAGTCTCACAAACGTCATGCATTTTGAAGCCATGCACAGTAAGGCTTACTTTCAACGACTGTTCAGTTTGTTACCTAAGAAGATTAAGCCTAAATCAAGACAAACCTATAATGCTTATGATGGAGTCAACAACCTCTTTAATTTAGCTTATGAAGTGTTGTCGTGGAAGGTTTATCAAGCTGTGATTAAAGCTAAGCTTGAGCCTTATCTTGGTTTCATGCATAGTGTTCAACCTCAAAAGCCTAGTTTTGTCTGTGATTTCATGGAGATTTACCGTTATCTCATTGACTACTTCGTTATTGAATACTGCATTAAGAATAAAGACTTGATGTTTACTCTGAACTATCAGAATAAAGGTTCTAGGCTTTTTCTAGGCAAAGCTGAAACCAAAAAATTTGTTAAGGCTTTACATGAGTTTCTGCATCAACATGTCAGAATAGAACGTTTCCGTCATGGTTTACGTCAACAAATTGAAACTCTAATTTCAGAAGAAGCCTTCTTATTTGCTCAGTATATCCGCAATGAAAAATCAGCATGGCAACCACGAATCGTAAACCTCAACACCTTCACTATCAACCCTTTTCTCTTAAAACCACTAACCACTCAACAACCCTAA